TCCGCCTCGCCGTCGGGTCCCATGAACGCGTCCATCGACAGCCCCAGCGGCTCCAGCACCTCACGCCGCAGCACGGAACGGTACGACTCCGGGTGCGAGGAGGGCAGCCCCACGTACTCGTCGAGCTGGGCGATCCGCGCCCGCGATGCGTCCACGGCCCCGGAGCGCACCTTGGCCGCGAGGGCCTGGTAGATGGGCAGCGGCGTCGAGCCGGTGGCCACACCGAGCAGGGCATCGGGCTTGCGCCGGAGCAGCTGGGCCATGGCCTCGGCAATCAGCTCGCCGCCGGCCGGTGCGTCCGGAACGATGACAACTTCCACGCTGGGCCTGCCGATCTGAAGAGGGGACTCGAAGGCACCCGGGAGGGGCCATGTGGTTTAGACCAATCTGGAGACCAATCTAACAGAGCGGCGGTACCCGTTCCCAGGTGTCGTGGGCCGTTCGACGGAGGGGTGACGGCGGGATGAACCCGAGGGGGAGGCATGGTCCCGCCCGGCCCGCCATCTCGCTCCTGCCGCGCACCGACGCCCGGCCGGATCGCATCCCGCGAGGCGGCCGAGCGGCCGCCCGCCGGCTCAGGTCAGTGACCCTCCCGTCGCGTCGACCCAGCTGCCCGTGATCCACCGGCCGCCGTCCGAGGCGAGGAACGCCACCACGTCCGCGACATCCGCCGGCGCGCCCACCCGGCCGAGCGCCGATATGGCCGCGGCCTGGGCCCGGCCCTCCTCCGTGCCGAGGAGCCCGGCCGTGTTGTCGGTGGCGATGATGCCGGGAGCCACCGAATTCACCGTGATGCCCCGTGGGCCGAGCACCTTGGACAGGTCCCGGGTGAACACGTCCAGGGCGCCCTTCGTCATCGCGTAGGCCATCTTGTCCGGCATCACCGCGGTGCGGGCGAGCCCCGAAGAGATGTTGACGACCCGCCCTCCGTCGCGCAGCCGGGTGAGACCGTGCTGGACGATGAAGTGGGGCGCCTTCACGTTCACCGCGAAGACCCGGTCGAACTCGGCCTCGTCGATCTCCTCGAGGGCCGGCGCCGTGCCGATCCCGGCGTTGTTCACGATGATGTCCACGCCGTCCGCGTGCCGGTCGAACTCGGCCCACAGCGCCTCGGCGTCCCCGGGCCGTCCCAGCTCCACGCCGAGCGGGAAGGCCGCGCCGCCGGCCGCCTCGATCGCCGCGACCGTCTCCTTCGCCGCCGCCTCGTTCGTGCCGTAGTGCACCGCGACCCGCGCGCCGTCTCGCCCCAGCCGCTCGGCGATACCGCGCCCGATCCCCCTGCTCGCCCCCGTGACGAGTGCCGTCCTGCCGCTCAGCGCGCCCATGCCGACGCCCCCTCCGCAATTTGCTAGTGGTCGATACAGAAATGACCGTAGAGCACGCCTCTGTCATTTGTCTAGCGTCCGCTATAAAATCCACACCATGGTGAGCGCGCAGGACAACGAGGCGCGGAGCGCCCCGGCCGCCGGGCAGCGCGGCCGCGGCCGGCCCCGCTCCTTCGACCGGGAGACCGCCCTGGAGAAGGCGATCATGGCCTTCTGGGAGCACGGGTACGAGGCCACGTCCGTCTCCGACCTCACCCGCGCCATGGGGATCGGCGCCCCCAGCCTCTACTCCGCCTTCGGTGACAAGCGCGCCCTGTTCGACGAGGTCGTGCAGGTGTACGGCGTGCGGTACGGGTCGTTCGCCGTGCGCGCCCTCGCCGAGGAGCCCACCGCCCGGGCCGCCGTCGAGCGCACGCTGCGCGAGGCCGCCGCCGAGTACACCGCCCCCGGCCGCCCGCACGGCTGCCTCGTCGTCCACGCGGCGACCAACTGCACCACGCCCGAGGTGGAGCAGTCCCTGAGGGAGCGGCGCAACGCCAACATCGCGGCGTTCGAAAGCCGGATAAGAGCCGACATCGCCTCAGGGGTGCTGCCGCCCGGCACCGACGCGGCGGCGCTCGCCCGGCACGTGGGGGCCATGATCCAGGGCATGTCCCAGCAGGCGCGCGACGGCGCGAGCCGGGCGGAACTGGAAGCGCTCGCGGAAATTGCCATGTCCGTTTGGCCCCGCGGATGACCGGAGCGGGTTAGGCTTCCCAAGGCCGGGAAACGGCTGTCGGCCCCGCGCCGCACTGGTCTTCAGACAACAAACAGCTTCCGACGCATGGACACGCCGAGTGGTCTAGTCCACAATCGTTGCAGGCCACCGTCATGGGAACTCACCGTGCGGTAGTCCCGCGACGGCGGGACCATGCGGGGGAACAAGCATCCGTCTTCCCCGCACAGGAAGACGGACCGAGGAACCGGAGCTCTCTGCCCTGACTGCCCCGGCTCCTCATCCTTCGGCCGACCGGGACCGCACACCCCACGGCCGATATTGCTCCGGGCTGCGGTGCCGGGAGGGTTGAGGGTCCCTCCCAGGCGCCGCGGCCCGCGGGTGTCTCAGGGCCCCCGAAGCCGTGCGCCGGCGCCCGAGGCCGTACATTTCAGTGCCGTACGGGCCCCCGGGTACGCTCGCACCCGTGCCCTCCATGAACGAACTGGTCCGCCAGCACACCGCCCTCGACGACTCCGACCTCGAGTGGCTGCACCTGCTGGTCTCGGAGTGGCAGCTGCTCTCCGACCTCTCCTTCGCCGACCTGGTCCTCTGGGTCCCCACCCGCGACGGCACCCGCTATGTCTCCGTCGCGCAGATGCGGCCCAACACGGGCCCGACCTCCTACCAGGACGACATGGTCGGCCACCTGGTCCCGCGCGGCCGCCGCCCGATGCTGGACGTGGCGCTCGACGAGGGCCGGATCGTGCGCGAGGGCGACCCGGAGTGGCGCGAGGAGGTCCCCGTCCGGGTCGAGTCCATCCCCGTACGGCGGGAAGGACGCGTCCTCGGCGTCATCGCCCGCAACACCAACCTGCTCACCGTGCGCACCCCGAGCCGGCTGGAGCTGACCTACCTC
Above is a genomic segment from Streptomyces glaucescens containing:
- a CDS encoding TetR/AcrR family transcriptional regulator, with the translated sequence MVSAQDNEARSAPAAGQRGRGRPRSFDRETALEKAIMAFWEHGYEATSVSDLTRAMGIGAPSLYSAFGDKRALFDEVVQVYGVRYGSFAVRALAEEPTARAAVERTLREAAAEYTAPGRPHGCLVVHAATNCTTPEVEQSLRERRNANIAAFESRIRADIASGVLPPGTDAAALARHVGAMIQGMSQQARDGASRAELEALAEIAMSVWPRG
- a CDS encoding SDR family oxidoreductase: MGALSGRTALVTGASRGIGRGIAERLGRDGARVAVHYGTNEAAAKETVAAIEAAGGAAFPLGVELGRPGDAEALWAEFDRHADGVDIIVNNAGIGTAPALEEIDEAEFDRVFAVNVKAPHFIVQHGLTRLRDGGRVVNISSGLARTAVMPDKMAYAMTKGALDVFTRDLSKVLGPRGITVNSVAPGIIATDNTAGLLGTEEGRAQAAAISALGRVGAPADVADVVAFLASDGGRWITGSWVDATGGSLT